One genomic region from Phragmites australis chromosome 1, lpPhrAust1.1, whole genome shotgun sequence encodes:
- the LOC133909352 gene encoding NAC domain-containing protein 74-like isoform X1 encodes MEALRDMHLPPGFGFHPSDTELVSHYLKRKILGQKIEYDLIPEVDIYKHEPWDLPSKCNVPIEDNKWHFFASRDRKYPTGSRSNRATIAGYWKSTGKDRAIKLNKRTLGTKKTLVFHEGRPPSGRRTEWIMHEYYIDENECQASPDMKDAFVLCRVTKRNDWALENDNEVGNRNPHLQQLNDAGTSVVSAEKPEDPAASAICAEEQNHVATPVAGAELSNDVAMKAFTADTPDDDNELEAWLEELFDPSFNPVVDTGSTDLSLNEQHAESSKFQNTGSVAPKMEPDRANPVQNETDDTDYLLTEDIRTILYPGVDNSNNGIFLEPADQAGIAFATDQMYSMMGMDHVTLPNDQAGIAFATEQMYSMIGMDHVTLPNDFEDGTWTEELQLHQENNKLNLSNENADTGIKVRRRNATASAANMSPSVSRIKLQVGIKRMVTSNTESVNQTMKFADNSGRLDLMTNVEHRKKHDENDATSVKQSDVTKASEDHSNQGYFRGIKNAFRYSSAGFNILFAVCMIGLAAVVLHGHSRSGISL; translated from the exons ATGGAAGCATTGCGTGATATGCACCTGCCACCAGGATTTGGATTCCATCCTTCGGATACCGAACTTGTTTCTCACTATCTGAAAAGGAAAATACTTGGACAGAAAATTGAATATGATCTTATACCAGAGGTGGATATATACAAGCATGAACCATGGGATTTACCTT CAAAGTGCAATGTTCCAATCGAGGATAACAAGTGGCATTTTTTTGCGTCTCGTGACAGAAAGTACCCTACTGGTTCTAGGTCAAACAGGGCAACAATCGCTGGTTATTGGAAATCGACTGGGAAGGACCGAGCCATAAAGCTGAACAAGAGGACTCTAGGAACAAAGAAAACTTTAGTTTTTCATGAAGGTCGGCCTCCCTCTGGAAGACGTACGGAGTGGATTATGCATGAGTACTACATAGATGAGAATGAATGTCAAGCCAGTCCTGATATGAAG gATGCCTTTGTTCTCTGTCGTGTTACTAAAAGAAACGACTGGGCATTAGAGAATGACAATGAGGTGGGCAACAGGAACCCTCATCTACAACAACTAAATGATGCTGGTACATCAGTTGTCAGTGCTGAAAAGCCAGAAGATCCTGCTGCATCGGCTATCTGTGCTGAAGAACAGAATCATGTAGCTACACCAGTTGCCGGTGCTGAACTATCAAATGATGTTGCAATGAAAGCTTTCACTGCTGATACTCCagatgatgataatgaactGGAAGCATGGCTGGAAGAACTGTTTGATCCTTCATTTAACCCTGTGGTGGATACTGGTTCAACTGACCTGTCTCTGAATGAACAACATGCTGAATCATCG AAGTTTCAGAACACTGGTTCTGTGGCTCCAAAGATGGAACCAGACCGTGCTAACCCTGTCCAGAATGAGACAGATGATACAGACTACCTATTGACTGAAGATATTCGTACTATATTGTATCCTGGTGTTGATAACTCCAATAATGGTATATTCCTGGAACCAGCTGACCAGGCAggtattgcttttgctactgaCCAGATGTACTCCATGATGGGAATGGATCATGTTACACTTCCAAACGACCAGGCAggtattgcttttgctactgaACAGATGTACTCCATGATCGGAATGGATCATGTTACACTTCCAAACGACTTTGAGGATGGAACTTGGACGGAAGAATTGCAGTTACATCAGGAAAATAACAAGCTGAATCTGTCAAATGAAAATGCTGATACTGGAATTAAAGTACGAAGGCGTAATGCCACAGCATCTGCTGCTAACATGTCACCATCAGTTAGCAGGATTAAACTGCAGGTTGGAATTAAAAGGATGGTTACAAGTAACACTGAATCTGTCAACCAGACTATGAAGTTCGCAGATAACAGTGGTCGTCTTGATCTCATGACTAATGTTGAGCACCGgaagaaacatgatgaaaatGATGCCACTTCTGTCAAGCAGTCTGATGTAACCAAGGCAAGTGAAGACCACAGCAATCAAGGATATTTCAGGGGCATAAAAAATGCATTCAGATATTCATCAGCTGGATTCAACATACTTTTCGCTGTTTGCATGATTGGACTTGCTGCCGTAGTACTGCATGGGCACTCTCGCTCTGGTATCAGCTTATAA
- the LOC133909352 gene encoding NAC domain-containing protein 74-like isoform X2 gives MGFTLKYPTGSRSNRATIAGYWKSTGKDRAIKLNKRTLGTKKTLVFHEGRPPSGRRTEWIMHEYYIDENECQASPDMKDAFVLCRVTKRNDWALENDNEVGNRNPHLQQLNDAGTSVVSAEKPEDPAASAICAEEQNHVATPVAGAELSNDVAMKAFTADTPDDDNELEAWLEELFDPSFNPVVDTGSTDLSLNEQHAESSKFQNTGSVAPKMEPDRANPVQNETDDTDYLLTEDIRTILYPGVDNSNNGIFLEPADQAGIAFATDQMYSMMGMDHVTLPNDQAGIAFATEQMYSMIGMDHVTLPNDFEDGTWTEELQLHQENNKLNLSNENADTGIKVRRRNATASAANMSPSVSRIKLQVGIKRMVTSNTESVNQTMKFADNSGRLDLMTNVEHRKKHDENDATSVKQSDVTKASEDHSNQGYFRGIKNAFRYSSAGFNILFAVCMIGLAAVVLHGHSRSGISL, from the exons ATGGGATTTACCTT AAAGTACCCTACTGGTTCTAGGTCAAACAGGGCAACAATCGCTGGTTATTGGAAATCGACTGGGAAGGACCGAGCCATAAAGCTGAACAAGAGGACTCTAGGAACAAAGAAAACTTTAGTTTTTCATGAAGGTCGGCCTCCCTCTGGAAGACGTACGGAGTGGATTATGCATGAGTACTACATAGATGAGAATGAATGTCAAGCCAGTCCTGATATGAAG gATGCCTTTGTTCTCTGTCGTGTTACTAAAAGAAACGACTGGGCATTAGAGAATGACAATGAGGTGGGCAACAGGAACCCTCATCTACAACAACTAAATGATGCTGGTACATCAGTTGTCAGTGCTGAAAAGCCAGAAGATCCTGCTGCATCGGCTATCTGTGCTGAAGAACAGAATCATGTAGCTACACCAGTTGCCGGTGCTGAACTATCAAATGATGTTGCAATGAAAGCTTTCACTGCTGATACTCCagatgatgataatgaactGGAAGCATGGCTGGAAGAACTGTTTGATCCTTCATTTAACCCTGTGGTGGATACTGGTTCAACTGACCTGTCTCTGAATGAACAACATGCTGAATCATCG AAGTTTCAGAACACTGGTTCTGTGGCTCCAAAGATGGAACCAGACCGTGCTAACCCTGTCCAGAATGAGACAGATGATACAGACTACCTATTGACTGAAGATATTCGTACTATATTGTATCCTGGTGTTGATAACTCCAATAATGGTATATTCCTGGAACCAGCTGACCAGGCAggtattgcttttgctactgaCCAGATGTACTCCATGATGGGAATGGATCATGTTACACTTCCAAACGACCAGGCAggtattgcttttgctactgaACAGATGTACTCCATGATCGGAATGGATCATGTTACACTTCCAAACGACTTTGAGGATGGAACTTGGACGGAAGAATTGCAGTTACATCAGGAAAATAACAAGCTGAATCTGTCAAATGAAAATGCTGATACTGGAATTAAAGTACGAAGGCGTAATGCCACAGCATCTGCTGCTAACATGTCACCATCAGTTAGCAGGATTAAACTGCAGGTTGGAATTAAAAGGATGGTTACAAGTAACACTGAATCTGTCAACCAGACTATGAAGTTCGCAGATAACAGTGGTCGTCTTGATCTCATGACTAATGTTGAGCACCGgaagaaacatgatgaaaatGATGCCACTTCTGTCAAGCAGTCTGATGTAACCAAGGCAAGTGAAGACCACAGCAATCAAGGATATTTCAGGGGCATAAAAAATGCATTCAGATATTCATCAGCTGGATTCAACATACTTTTCGCTGTTTGCATGATTGGACTTGCTGCCGTAGTACTGCATGGGCACTCTCGCTCTGGTATCAGCTTATAA